A single Thermaerobacter sp. FW80 DNA region contains:
- a CDS encoding YkvA family protein: protein MAPSMFAKDPAARRAGGSPAAAGGRRQTGSTGRGMSAEQLARLGEVASRLPRYVKLARLILGLGPQAQVPGSGRARRFVLAGLAYLFAPLDPLPGFIPVLGQLDDLLVALFALRQALRSLPAPVQARVLRQAGLDGVTVEHDWRLVRDGTRDVLAATGRGAWHLGRRGTGALVRLGLRLGSLAGRGLGGLLRRAGTRLPAGQRPGRRRS from the coding sequence ATGGCCCCGTCGATGTTCGCAAAGGACCCCGCAGCCCGGCGGGCCGGCGGCAGCCCGGCTGCGGCCGGCGGCCGGCGGCAAACCGGTTCCACCGGCCGGGGCATGTCGGCGGAGCAGCTGGCCCGGCTGGGCGAGGTGGCATCCCGGCTGCCCCGGTACGTGAAGCTGGCCCGACTCATCCTAGGCCTCGGGCCCCAAGCCCAGGTGCCGGGCAGCGGCCGGGCACGCCGGTTCGTCCTGGCCGGCCTGGCCTATCTGTTCGCTCCCCTTGACCCGCTGCCCGGGTTCATCCCCGTCCTGGGCCAGTTGGACGACCTCCTGGTGGCCCTCTTCGCCCTGCGGCAGGCCCTGCGGTCCCTGCCCGCCCCCGTCCAGGCCCGGGTGTTACGCCAGGCCGGTCTCGATGGGGTCACCGTCGAGCACGACTGGCGCCTTGTCCGGGATGGGACCCGGGACGTGCTCGCGGCCACGGGACGCGGCGCATGGCACCTGGGCCGGAGGGGGACGGGGGCGCTGGTGCGGTTGGGCCTGCGGTTGGGCTCGCTGGCCGGCCGTGGCCTCGGCGGTCTGCTGCGCCGGGCCGGCACCCGCCTGCCAGCCGGGCAGAGGCCGGGCCGTCGCCGCTCCTGA
- a CDS encoding acryloyl-CoA reductase — translation MTATVADAFSAYLVERLDDGTLRQGVRTLTAADLPPGEVTIRVAYSGVNYKDGLASRPDGRVVRSYPMVPGIDLAGKVVESADPRFRPGDPVLVTGYELGVSHYGGYAQYARVPAGWVVPLPRGLDLREAMILGTAGFTAALALHRLEDHGLAPGQGPVLVTGASGGVGSIAVALLARRGYEVVASTGKAEAVDYLRRLGASRVIPRDEVAVTGGKPLEKQQWAAAIDAVGGDTLAHVLRTTRYGGAVAAVGLTGGSHLHTTVFPFILRGVSLLGIDSVYCPMPLRMRIWQRLAGDLRPEALEAMVYREVGLTELPQAFDDVLAGRVRGRILVRIA, via the coding sequence ATCTCGTGGAACGGCTTGACGACGGCACCCTGCGGCAAGGGGTGCGCACGCTGACGGCGGCGGACCTCCCCCCTGGCGAGGTCACGATCCGCGTGGCCTACTCCGGCGTGAACTACAAGGACGGCCTGGCCAGCCGGCCCGACGGCCGGGTGGTGCGGTCGTACCCGATGGTGCCCGGCATCGACCTGGCGGGGAAGGTCGTGGAGTCGGCGGATCCGCGGTTCCGCCCAGGCGACCCGGTCCTGGTGACGGGTTACGAGCTCGGGGTCAGCCACTACGGCGGCTACGCCCAGTACGCGCGGGTGCCCGCCGGCTGGGTCGTGCCCCTGCCCCGGGGGCTCGACCTGCGGGAGGCCATGATCCTGGGCACCGCGGGGTTCACCGCGGCCCTGGCCCTCCACCGCCTGGAAGACCACGGCCTGGCGCCGGGGCAGGGCCCGGTGCTGGTCACCGGCGCCTCGGGCGGAGTGGGCTCCATCGCGGTGGCCCTCCTGGCCCGGCGCGGCTACGAGGTGGTCGCCAGCACCGGCAAGGCCGAGGCGGTCGACTACCTGCGCCGGCTCGGAGCGAGCCGGGTCATCCCGCGGGACGAGGTGGCGGTGACTGGCGGCAAGCCGCTGGAGAAGCAGCAGTGGGCGGCGGCCATCGACGCCGTGGGCGGTGACACCCTCGCCCACGTGCTCCGCACCACCCGCTACGGCGGGGCCGTGGCGGCGGTGGGCCTGACGGGCGGAAGCCACCTGCACACCACCGTGTTCCCCTTCATCCTGCGCGGGGTGAGCCTGCTCGGCATCGACTCCGTCTACTGCCCCATGCCGCTGCGGATGCGGATCTGGCAGCGCCTGGCGGGGGACCTGCGGCCGGAGGCGCTGGAGGCGATGGTCTACCGGGAGGTTGGCTTGACCGAGTTGCCCCAGGCCTTCGACGACGTGCTGGCGGGGCGGGTACGGGGACGGATCCTCGTCCGCATCGCTTAG